In a single window of the Paenibacillus sp. MMS20-IR301 genome:
- a CDS encoding iron ABC transporter permease, which produces MKTQARRKPLNYSYTLKLLISMIIFVAMFAVAIRLGAKNVSLSDIWSAVFQPEQAGGDISIIRELRLPREVGAVLVGAALAVAGAIMQGLTRNPLADPGLLGLTAGANAALAVSFAFIPAIGYFGIMLACFIGAACGVMLVFGIAALRRQNLSPLRMVLAGSAVSALLTAVAEGISLQFKISKNVSMWTSGGLVGTTWGQIQFITPVIAISLIFAFGLSRQLTILSLNEGTAVGLGLKTTQIKLILYVLITLLAGASVALVGNVAFIGLMIPHLVRLFAGTDYRAILPLAAVTGATFMLFADTFGRMINVPFETPVVAIVAMLGLPFFLFIVRKGVRSFS; this is translated from the coding sequence ATGAAAACACAAGCCCGGCGCAAGCCCCTAAATTATTCTTATACGCTTAAGCTGCTTATCAGTATGATTATATTTGTGGCCATGTTTGCAGTGGCGATCAGACTCGGCGCGAAAAATGTCTCCCTCTCCGATATTTGGAGCGCGGTATTCCAGCCGGAGCAGGCCGGCGGGGATATTTCCATCATCCGCGAGCTCCGGTTGCCCCGCGAGGTTGGCGCTGTTCTCGTAGGAGCCGCCCTGGCTGTGGCCGGGGCGATTATGCAGGGACTGACCCGTAATCCGCTCGCAGACCCCGGACTGCTCGGCCTTACTGCGGGGGCCAATGCGGCGCTGGCGGTCAGCTTTGCTTTTATACCTGCGATCGGCTATTTCGGCATCATGCTCGCCTGCTTCATCGGCGCGGCCTGCGGGGTTATGCTGGTGTTCGGCATTGCCGCTCTGCGCAGGCAGAACCTGTCCCCCTTGCGGATGGTACTGGCCGGTTCGGCCGTGTCCGCCCTGCTGACCGCTGTGGCTGAAGGAATCAGCCTGCAGTTCAAGATCTCCAAGAATGTATCCATGTGGACATCCGGCGGACTGGTCGGGACCACCTGGGGGCAAATCCAGTTTATCACTCCTGTAATTGCAATAAGCCTTATATTCGCGTTTGGTTTATCGCGCCAGCTGACCATTCTCAGCCTCAACGAAGGCACTGCGGTGGGTCTAGGGCTTAAGACAACCCAGATCAAGCTCATCCTTTATGTATTAATTACTCTGCTGGCCGGAGCCTCAGTTGCCCTTGTGGGCAATGTGGCATTCATCGGTCTGATGATTCCCCATCTTGTACGGCTGTTTGCCGGAACCGATTACCGGGCTATTCTGCCGTTAGCAGCAGTTACCGGTGCAACCTTTATGTTATTCGCCGATACGTTCGGCCGGATGATCAATGTTCCGTTTGAAACCCCGGTCGTCGCTATTGTAGCTATGCTGGGCTTGCCTTTCTTCCTGTTTATTGTCCGTAAAGGAGTGCGGTCCTTCTCATGA